A genomic region of Amphiura filiformis chromosome 6, Afil_fr2py, whole genome shotgun sequence contains the following coding sequences:
- the LOC140155927 gene encoding zinc finger SWIM domain-containing protein 7-like has product MASHLLNSVQSQLLMHFKTSYEENGTVSDEMLTVLNFTFHAPVLQSLDLVDHGNVTHLSSPSGRRVYQVIGSSGKPYTCLPSSGFCSCPYFTYGVLKRKEVPMCKHLLAVYISCCMNKCQDVTISDENMTQQILACLPSDTNG; this is encoded by the exons ATGGCCAGTCATCTATTGAACAGTGTTCAGAGCCAGTTGCTTATGCACTTCAAAACTTCATATGAAGAAAATGGTACAG TGTCAGATGAAATGTTGACAGT GTTGAATTTTACCTTCCATGCACCTGTTTTACAAAGTCTGGATTTAGTCGATCATGGCAATGTTACTCATCTAAGTAGCCCATCAGGGAGGAGGGTATATCAG GTTATTGGTAGCTCTGGGAAACCTTACACGTGTCTACCTTCCAGTGGCTTTTGCTCTTGTCCCTATTTCACCTATGGAG TTCTGAAGAGGAAAGAAGTTCCCATG TGTAAACATTTACTTGCTGTGTACATCAGTTGCTGCATGAATAAATGTCAGGATGTGACCATCTCAGATGAGAACATGACACAACAGATACTTGCATGCTTGCCATCTGACACAAATGGATGA